The Mus musculus strain C57BL/6J chromosome 16, GRCm38.p6 C57BL/6J DNA window ctcgagtggagcggaaggggcttgtcccATATCACTgtttatcattgaaggaagtcaggacaggaagcaAGACAAGAACCAAGAGCcatgagctgatgcagaggccatagtgtgtgtgtgtgtgtgtgtgtgtggcttctgGATCTGCAtggcatgctcagcctgctttcttatagaacccaagaccactagcccagggatggcaccatgcaCATGTCCCTCTCCACCAGTCATAATTCAGAAAATGGTCTACAGGTTTGCTTACGgcacaatctgatggaggcatttaaCTAATTGACAGTCCCTCCTCTTAAAGTGACtatagctgtgtcaagttgacataaagctagccagcaaagtttgtattttaatttaaaatttattggtCTTTATAGTACTATATTCTATTCTGTAAATGTGTTTTGGCTTTCATATAAAACATGTAAGTGAGGCTTGGTATGGTGGCTTATAGCTGAAATATCAGCTTGGGTGACTGAGGCAGGTAGATTACTCTAAGGTCAGTATAGTCTACAAAGTGGACTCAAGGCTAATctacagaacacaatgaaaatctGTATTGAAAAAATAAGTTCACAAATCACATTGTTTGGATGTACTTTAATAAGAGTAAAAATTCACGTTGAAACTTGTatcaaatgttttcttcattaaaaGTGGAAATATATCACTCAATTTCAAGAACTCTGATCTAGGCTTTGAGAGAGAAAATCACCCTCTTACCACTATGCTCAGCCTTCTCTGCTTGGAATGTTAAGAGCTCATAGAAAAATCATTGTAGGAAAAGGGACAGGGTACCAAGGAGGATCTGGGCACATCCAGCCAGCTGGCTTATGTAGAGAGAAAGGATTACAGCAACATTAGCAGTAACAAAGCCACAATAGCTACCTCCCAAGCAACAGGGCTTCCACATGGAAATTCAGAgtgaaacaagaaaataatgttAGCTGTAAGCCGAGCAAATATGCTCTGACTGGGCCATTCAGTACACCGTGCTTGAAAACGGGGCAAGCAGCAGCTAGGGAAAGGATTGGGATCTAGGTCTAAGCCACTTTCCCTGTCACAACCAGTATCCACATTCTTGTTTCCTTGCCCAATGCTGAGAAATACAACCTGTTGGGATCTCTAGCCTATGTGTATGAATAAGAGTCGCCCTGCTACCTCACTGCCATTTAGTTCCTGGAGTAGGAACCATGTCACGATTACTGTGTCTATTCCTTTTTCTGTGGGACAACTTTTTAGGTCATACAATTCCCACTCCATTAGTACCTGGGAAATGGTTCTGGACCTCTTACCTTCACATTGTCCTTCATAAAATAATAATGCTTCTAAAATAACCAAGTGCATCTCTCTGACATTTTATTTTCAGCTCAGCCCTTTTAGGGAGTGGCTAGTTAACACGATGGTGAGCAATAAATGTTTTCCAAAGAAGTAAGAATGCAAAAAATAACTGTAGACAAGAAAAATCAAATGACTCCACACCACTGATACAAATGATTGCTATACTAAGTATCCTGTAGGTGATACTTGCAATTTCTTCTGAAGCTCAGTAAGATAATTTTCATGCTCTCATTTCTAAAAGTGAGTGCTCtctatcttattttctttatctttaaaatgaatCACATTGGTTAATCCCATTTCATGCGACTCTGGTGAGAATTCCTACAATAAGGTAGAGAATTTAACCATTCTTTAGACATCAAAATTGAGTCAAAGACCAAGTTTTAAGTTGTTCCACACCACATCTCATATGACATAGTACAGATTCAAAATAAGAGtttagtaattattttaattaaaaatttttagcaATTATTAACAGTTATATTATTCTGGGTAGACAGATGGattataataatagtaatatcttatatataaatacatggaAACTTGAAGAAGGAATGTGCAAACTTCATGTTAGCTTATAATTCATATTTACAGTGTAGGAATTTGTAAACACACAGGCTTGAAGCTTGTTTCTACTACCCTTCAGCTATAAGACCTGGAACAAATCACTCTATTTTCTTACATTATAATTATCTGCCACATGACTGCTGTACCAATGAAGAATCACCTGGCTGCATGCAAACTTGTCTTGAGAAATACCATGCACTTCTAAGTAGGAAGTGTTGTTGAGAGGTGACTTTCTGGTTACTGGCCCTCTTGGAGTAACACTACTCTATTTCATTAaaagtcattattattattttttttttttacaaaataattCTTATAAAGGCATCCTAAAGCCAGAGACTTGACTTTCAGAATAGGATATTACACAAAGATAGGTAACAATTCTACAGCTCAATTAATAACTCAAAAATAAATCAACTGAATTCTCAGCACAGTAACTCAACATCAAAAGGTAATGATGTCAAGATTTTGTAAATGTACAAACCAAGGatagagcaaacaaacaaacaaacaaacaattctaCAATGGCTTAGGTGAATTAAAATACAAGTGCTAAGTATGATAACATGGCAACCAACTTTCatgtaaataaagctttaaaaaaaagatgatttaaaaaaacaaataaaaatttgaaattttatttcttaatagcttaaaaatatttatcacaaAGGATGTTATTTAAAATCTATGGCACAGCCAGATACTTAGGTCTTTCAGCCAAAACTTTTAGAGTGTTATTGCTTTAATAAAAGCAAAACGACTATTGCTAAGGCCTCGAAATCTGAGGGACAGGCAGGATGATATAACAATGACAGAGCGAGAGAGATGACCTTGGCAGGCAGATGATATGACACGATGATTAGTATCTGGCACGCTATCTCCATTTGTGTAACTGTAGGGTCAAATTAACATGATTTCTGGACCCTGGAGGCTGAAGAAACAATCTGCATAGTGTCCTGTTGACTCATCAGGTAGTCAGTTATGCAGAGAGTTCTATGTTTAGGTCTCAGAACTCTGCCACCCTGTGGCTGCTATAGGTCTTAGATGGAGTTGTTTATTCAGTGGTTAGATACATGTAAAGAATACTATGCTTTCAAACATCATCACTTTATCAGAAAAGACAATTGCCACAATTGAAAATGTGCAAACACAGTTTGTGTGAGTTGTCCACCAACCAGGTACCATTATAAAGTGTCGTCATCTGAGTCATCACTCTTGAGTTTGGTAAGTCTTTCCAGCTCTTCTCCATCCTAAAAGGAAACATGAAATGAGTAGCTAGTTAGAGTTTGAGATCTTATTGGATACATGAATCAAAGGTTTATTCACTGAATTATGAGTTTCAGTTTAACTGTGTATATAATCTGGTCAAAGTAAAGAGTTGAAATTGCTACAGTTAGAAGCACAGGAGATGATCAAAAGTAAAGATGGGACAGGAGAGACAGCGCAGGGGTGAGGAGcacttgctcttgcaaaggacccgggtttggttcccagcacccacatggtacttTACAACTATCTGTGGCTAACAATCACCTGTAATCCCTGTCCCTgggggatctgatgttctcttcttaCATCTGAGGGCACAAAGCATACAAATTGTATACACACATGGaagcaaaacacatacacatacacacacacacacacacacacacacgcacacgcacacgcacacatgcacacacacactaaaataaaccTAGACAAaatcttctttgttttattacGAAAAAAGGGAAGTGTATTCAGCTCAGACTGAGACCACCACCTGCAGGTCTTTCAGGGAAGTGATTCAAGGATGGTGAATGATTTGAAGAACTCTTGGTACTAACACGCTTTTACTTCCTTAAAGAGCAAGGCAAGCAGTTACTATCAGCTCACTGGAAAGAACAGAGGAACCCTGAATGTACACACTCTTGCTGACTCAAGTTTGGGTCACATGATGTAGGgttgttgggtttgttttgttttgttgtttttttaaatcttaaaatctGTTATCAAAATCTCAGAGATACAACATGTGGACTTTTGCCATGAGGCCAGTAAATGACAGATTTTCCTACATAGTAAAATGGGCTCCTCATGTGAAATAGTTCATCTTTGTGTGTTGACAAAAATTGCAAATTCAGAACAACTACATTTTTTAGAATATATTCTTATCCAAGAGAGCTCTTGCTAAAAACCATTTTCTTATGTGAAATAAACAGATAACTACGGAGAAGATCAAGGTAACAAGTTTTCTGTCACATGATTTATCAACGTAAGAGACTAGCTTCTTTTTTCCAACCACTATGTAGTAGAAAACCAAGGAACTGGGAGCCAGAGCACACAGCTCCATTATCAGTTCTTTTACTTCCTGTCTTTAAAGTATTTGGCTCACTCTCTAACCATAAATCTAGGGGAGACAGGATGAGACAAGGAATGAGTACCTTTGGGGTCTGCAGTTCTATGTGTTACAACTATACAGTTAACACACAAAATCCTTGGGGCACTATGGCTTACCTAGTCCTTACCAGCATCGGAAGTCCAGGTCATGACTTCTGTCATAGAGATCTAAGACACTTTCTGACACACTGATGCTATTCTCTTTCTTGAATACATGTGCTTTGACTTTAAGAATTAGCACAAAGTGCATTTGCACCGACTTACCCCACTGGAACGCTCCCAAAGACTGCCACTCAGATGGCGGATTCTTTCTTGCTTAGGTGCACACTCTAGATTTTGAGGCTTGCTagcattataaataaatatggagAGGAGAACTGATGGGGCTTCTAGGAAAAAATCCAGGGAGGGCCTGAAGTCAAAGACCAGGACGGACACTGTTGTGATGATGACAGTTGTCACCTGGGCCATCAAGACATGAAACATGTTATCTAAGAATTTCAAGATAAAAGCCACTGAAAGGCCCTGGAAGGCAGTCACGAAAATAAGGACTACTGAAAATGCATTGTGGCCATAAAAAAACCCACAGTTCTGAATCTGGTCACGGTTACTGCTCTGAAGGACCAGGGTCAGCCCATTAAAAACAATGCCAAAGAAATAAAGCTTGCTATTCTGTATGAAGATGCTCTCAGTGAGCTGTGTCCCCTCCTTCAGGATCTTCTCATTATAGATATTGGCcattgaagaaataaaacattgAACTATAATCAGAACGTGGCCCAAGCCCAAACGGATGTGACTAAAAACTCTGGCTGTGGTGTTCCACTGGACTTCACTGAAAGTCCACTCCTTCGATGTACAATTGTCTCTTAGGGAACAGTCTCTCCTGAAATGAAGGCAGGAATTAGATGGGGTGAAGAAGGCATCATGATGAAATCCATGTCCTGCCAATTCATGCTGGGACGTTTTGGTACTGGCTGTTAGGGCCACGATAGACAAGAACAGAATCAGGAGGGATGCCCACTGGATCCAGTTCAGATGCCGCCTATGCAAAAGGGAGAAAACAAGACTTTACCACATCTGCTTTCACTCCTCTTTCCCCTGTTAAATGTCCTACTGAAAAATTGGGAACAGGAATACTTGGTTGAATAAACTGTACACAGTTGCTAGTATTCCCTACAGTCCAACTGCACTATAACTTGACAGGACTGTGTCTCGCATCCAACCCTTCTATTCACTTTCAGAATGCGTTAGggacatttttaatttcttcctacAAATTACCTTGAATGTGCAGGTGTAACACAGCATCCTGTCTTTGACAGCTATCTTGGACCTCTAATACAGTGATTTTTATTGTGATAAACTATAAATTCTAACAGAGGATCTTAGCTCAGTTTGCAAGAATCAAAAAAAGCAGTATGGATAAGCTTTAGTAATCAATATAGataaattttctcaaagaagactAGACTCATGACACACACATTGTTGAGGACATTAGCTCCTGGGTCAAGGGCCTATTAATAAGCCACCATAAAACAGAATACTGGAggataaggaaagaaaaaaattacacttGTGTAgcatttcttataaaacccaacaAGGCTTTACTTATTGGCTTTACCTGACAATAAAGTTGTGAACTATAGAGGATGCGTATTGTCATTCTAATTGGTCATTTACTCAGCTCAATGGCATGCACTCAACAGGCAAATAAAGGTTTGCCCTCCCTCCTGAGGGAGCTTACATTATAATCAGAAGAGAGCCATGAGCTAAGTGATGGCAGACTTGAGACATACTAGCCAGGGGTCTATACCGAGGACGGGTACTTGTAGAGGTAAGGCAGAAAACCAACTATGCAAAGGCCACAAAGAAGGTGTGCTGCACCTATCTCTCAGTTGGGGACAGTCTGTAAGGCCCCTGAGAAGATGGGGAAAGCCAAGCAAAAGCAGAAGTGTCAAAGTGAGAACTGGAAGTGACAAGACTGTTATCACTAGCGGGTTTACTGAGCGCCTAGGACACTGTAGGCAATTCTTGCTCTTAGGGAAAAAGCTAAGTGAGAGGTAAATGCTTCCCGTGCTCGTGTGTTTATGAAAGACTAAGAAAGAGATTTGTCATGGCTTTGTGTACATTCTTCCTCCTAGAGAGCTACAGCTTTAAAGACTCATTCTAAACTCCCATGACATATGCAGAAAAATGAGACTGACTTCTATTCTACAACTCCATTCTCTGAAACTGCTAAATGCGCATGGTAGCTTAGGAAGCAGCATCTCTGTGTATCATGACTTCTCAGGTATGATTTTCATATAACTAGACTTAGGTCCCAGTGACGGGGTTAGTCATAGCcctaccgctgagccatcttgccaacacTAAGATTTTAATTATCCACCATGTGAGGAGCATGACAGAATCTCCTGCTCCTTTTGCCGTATCGTCCATGTGAATCACCCTTTTGCCCcttgtttttatgtatgtaacTTCCCTGCCAGTTACTCAGCACCTGCCTGCTCTCTGATAGACTACGAGGTATCACAATGTTTGCAGTGAAGTTACTCTTATTTTACTTAATAGTCCCAAAGTGCAAAGGAAGTTTGGTACTAACAGTTTAACTTTCCAGAGATGCTGGAAGGTGTTTCCTCTAAGCGAAATACTGAAAAATTTCAACTTAacagggaaaggaaaaaatatgttaAGGTTGTTAAGgtctcttgagaaaaaaaaatccgttCATGAAGAAGTTGAGATGCCTCTTTCATCCCCTTGAAATGGTGCCATACTATTTGCTGCCTTCTATGCAAGCTTTCTATAGGCTAGCTCatagtgctggaaggtgctaCTCATGCTATCAGCGGAGAAAGGTCATCACCTACCTTACCCAGCTGGGACCCCTGAGAAATACAGTAACTATCAGCTTAGCAACACATCCATGCTGATACAATAGTGGCATAAATGTCACAGAAGTAGCCAACCTCTTCTGAAtgaatttaaggcccactccaaaAGTTGAAACCTATACCTGGTGCTGTTAACAGGAACTGGTACCTGTGGCTAGACAGGTCATCGGCCCTAGAGGAGTACTGGAATCATTATTCTGTTAAATAGACATACTACTAAACTAACTCCTAATGACTTATCATTACACTTGTAGTTTAATGTATACCTTAACCCTCATCACAGAAGCGTTGTTTTGTATTAACATCAAGACCCATAAGTGGTCGAGGTTCAGAGACTAAGAAATTGTCTGTGACTCCCTCCTCCCAAGGCTTGGGGCTAACTGAGGAAGAGGTGGCAAAAAGACTGTGAGAGCCAGCGGTGGTGAATAATGTGGACACAGCTGGGCAGATGTGTGTATGACTCATG harbors:
- the Slc35a5 gene encoding probable UDP-sugar transporter protein SLC35A5 isoform 1 (isoform 1 is encoded by transcript variant 1), coding for MKVIFLRQLKTRGMERKCSRRPGLGPPTLYTFLLGIIFITLSSSRILLVKYSANEENKYDYLPTTVNVCSELMKLILCILVSLCVIKKEDHQSRHLRCTSWKEFSSFMKWSIPAFLYFLDNLIVFYVLSYLQPAMAVIFSNFSIITTALLFRIVLKRHLNWIQWASLLILFLSIVALTASTKTSQHELAGHGFHHDAFFTPSNSCLHFRRDCSLRDNCTSKEWTFSEVQWNTTARVFSHIRLGLGHVLIIVQCFISSMANIYNEKILKEGTQLTESIFIQNSKLYFFGIVFNGLTLVLQSSNRDQIQNCGFFYGHNAFSVVLIFVTAFQGLSVAFILKFLDNMFHVLMAQVTTVIITTVSVLVFDFRPSLDFFLEAPSVLLSIFIYNASKPQNLECAPKQERIRHLSGSLWERSSGDGEELERLTKLKSDDSDDDTL
- the Slc35a5 gene encoding probable UDP-sugar transporter protein SLC35A5 isoform X2; the protein is MFPSYLCALGLPTGLLMKVIFLRQLKTRGMERKCSRRPGLGPPTLYTFLLGIIFITLSSSRILLVKYSANEENKYDYLPTTVNVCSELMKLILCILVSLCVIKKDHQSRHLRCTSWKEFSSFMKWSIPAFLYFLDNLIVFYVLSYLQPAMAVIFSNFSIITTALLFRIVLKRHLNWIQWASLLILFLSIVALTASTKTSQHELAGHGFHHDAFFTPSNSCLHFRRDCSLRDNCTSKEWTFSEVQWNTTARVFSHIRLGLGHVLIIVQCFISSMANIYNEKILKEGTQLTESIFIQNSKLYFFGIVFNGLTLVLQSSNRDQIQNCGFFYGHNAFSVVLIFVTAFQGLSVAFILKFLDNMFHVLMAQVTTVIITTVSVLVFDFRPSLDFFLEAPSVLLSIFIYNASKPQNLECAPKQERIRHLSGSLWERSSGDGEELERLTKLKSDDSDDDTL
- the Slc35a5 gene encoding probable UDP-sugar transporter protein SLC35A5 isoform X1, giving the protein MFPSYLCALGLPTGLLMKVIFLRQLKTRGMERKCSRRPGLGPPTLYTFLLGIIFITLSSSRILLVKYSANEENKYDYLPTTVNVCSELMKLILCILVSLCVIKKEDHQSRHLRCTSWKEFSSFMKWSIPAFLYFLDNLIVFYVLSYLQPAMAVIFSNFSIITTALLFRIVLKRHLNWIQWASLLILFLSIVALTASTKTSQHELAGHGFHHDAFFTPSNSCLHFRRDCSLRDNCTSKEWTFSEVQWNTTARVFSHIRLGLGHVLIIVQCFISSMANIYNEKILKEGTQLTESIFIQNSKLYFFGIVFNGLTLVLQSSNRDQIQNCGFFYGHNAFSVVLIFVTAFQGLSVAFILKFLDNMFHVLMAQVTTVIITTVSVLVFDFRPSLDFFLEAPSVLLSIFIYNASKPQNLECAPKQERIRHLSGSLWERSSGDGEELERLTKLKSDDSDDDTL
- the Slc35a5 gene encoding probable UDP-sugar transporter protein SLC35A5 isoform 2 (isoform 2 is encoded by transcript variant 2), which codes for MKVIFLRQLKTRGMERKCSRRPGLGPPTLYTFLLGIIFITLSSSRILLVKYSANEENKYDYLPTTVNVCSELMKLILCILVSLCVIKKDHQSRHLRCTSWKEFSSFMKWSIPAFLYFLDNLIVFYVLSYLQPAMAVIFSNFSIITTALLFRIVLKRHLNWIQWASLLILFLSIVALTASTKTSQHELAGHGFHHDAFFTPSNSCLHFRRDCSLRDNCTSKEWTFSEVQWNTTARVFSHIRLGLGHVLIIVQCFISSMANIYNEKILKEGTQLTESIFIQNSKLYFFGIVFNGLTLVLQSSNRDQIQNCGFFYGHNAFSVVLIFVTAFQGLSVAFILKFLDNMFHVLMAQVTTVIITTVSVLVFDFRPSLDFFLEAPSVLLSIFIYNASKPQNLECAPKQERIRHLSGSLWERSSGDGEELERLTKLKSDDSDDDTL